The genomic DNA ACATGATTATACGGATGTGAAAAATATCTATATTATCTGTGGGAAAACGGATATGCGGAAGGGGATTGACGGATTGGCTACTCTAATTCAAGATTTTTTTGAATTAGACCCCTATGGCGACTCTATATTCTCTTATTTGCCGGATGGAAGAAAGATAGATATAAATGTCTGTATTTCGATGGGGATGGCTTCGCCATGCTCTATAAACGACTGGACAATGGTAAGCTACAATGGCCTAAAGATGAACAAGCAGTTCGTAATCTATCTCAGAAGGAGCTCAGGTGGTTGCTTGAGGGGTTATCCATTCAGCAGCCAAAGGCCATTCAACCATCGCCAAAAGGCGCGTTCTGAACTTTTTCTACCTATTTTTCCTTTATTTCAAGGTTTAAAATGATTATAATAGGAGTACGAAAATGGACGAAAAGTGGTGAACATTGTGGGAAAAGACTCTTCTTCAAAGGACAAATTAATTCAATTACTCGAAGAACAATTGGCTCATTCGAACCAGCAAAATAAAGAATTAATGAAGAAGATTGATTCTCTATCACAGCAAGTTCGCCAGCTAACAAAAGCTTTATATGGTTCTAAAACGGAGAAATCTAAATACAATGCGCCAGACGGGCAAGCCTCTTTATTTGATGATGATTCGTCTTTTAGCGATTCTGAGCACACAGAAGAACAAAGCCAACAGACGATTTCTTATACTGTTGTACGAAAAGTTCAAAAGAAAAAAAGAAACGATTCATTACATGATGACATTGAAGTAGATGACATTCATCATCATCCAGAAAATACAATCTGTGAGTGTTGCCAAGGGCAAATGATTGAGATCGGCAGCACAATCGTACGTGAAGAGGCAGAATTCATTCCAGCAAGGATGAAGAAAATTCAACACATTGAACATGCTTATGGGTGTACAAAATGTAAGGGGGATTCATCCCAACCAGCGCAAATAAAACGTGGGAAAGCACCACAACCAGTTATTCAACGCAGTATTACTAGTCCCAGTGTACTTGCCAAAGTTATCTATGATAAATTTGTGCAGTACTTACCCCTTCACCGTCAGGTGAAGGAATGGGTTCGTTATGGACTGGATACGAATGACAAAAACCTTTCCAATTGGGTCATTCGTGTGTAGCAGGTGATTGGCTACTTCCTATCTATGAACGAATGAAAACGATCATGATGGCAAAATCCGTTTTACATATTGATGAAACGTATGCAAAAATTATCAATCGTTCTGACGGTAAACCGGGTCAAGCCAATGCCTATAACTGGGTCTACCGAAGTATACCTTGCCAGGGGCCAACGATAGTTCTATTTCAAAGTTCATTATCACGTGCACGTTCAGTTCTTGAAAGTTTTATTGAAGATTATTCAGGAACGATTATCTGTGATGGTTATTCTGCATATGACAAAATTGAAGGAATCAGCTTTGCGAATTGTTGGGCTCATGTTCGGCGTTATTGGCTGAAAGCAGACAGCAAAAATGGCCGAATTGGTGTGAAGTATTGCGATGATTTGTATCGGCTCGAGAGGAAGTTTAAACATTTGTCCCCGAGTAAACGTAGAAAAAAACGCAAAAAGTTTTCAAAGCCAATAGTGGAGGAATTCCTTAACTGGGTTGAAACATCGCCATTCTTCGGAAAAAATGCCCTTGCGAAGGCGGCAGAATATACACTTAATAGAGCTGATGGATTAAAGGCATTCTTATATGATGGCCGGATTGAAATTGATAATAATCCCGCGGAAAATGCCATCCGACCCAATGTCATTGGAAGAAAAAATTGGCTATTTTCGGTCAGCGAAGCTGGGGCAAAAGCCAACGCCATTTGTTTGAGTATCGCAGAAACAGCCAAAA from Bacillus aquiflavi includes the following:
- the tnpB gene encoding transposase, which gives rise to MYFDGDGFAMLYKRLDNGKLQWPKDEQAVRNLSQKELRWLLEGLSIQQPKAIQPSPKGAF